Proteins encoded by one window of Vitis vinifera cultivar Pinot Noir 40024 chromosome 10, ASM3070453v1:
- the LOC100242299 gene encoding uncharacterized protein LOC100242299 yields MEKQILDYTLVPAGLLLMVTYHFWLLFRILNHPNKTVIGFNSLNRRFWVSAMMEDVSKTGVLAVQTLRNNIMASTVLASAAIMLSSVIAVLMTGKNGDRSFGVVFGDKSPMGISIKYFAILVCFLLSFLLNVQSIRYYSLASILINVPFKKMYLSPHSHHLTAEYVGTTVNKGSYFWSLGLRAFYFSFPLFLWIFGPIPMFLSCLVMVLMLYFVDVTFESSWPIGPSELEENHPHNSEV; encoded by the exons ATGGAGAAACAAATCCTTGATTATACCTTGGTTCCTGCCGGCCTCCTCCTCATGGTGACTTACCACTTCTGGCTCCTCTTTCGCATCCTCAACCACCCCAACAAAACTGTCATCGGCTTCAATTCCCTCAACCGCCGCTTCTGGGTCAGTGCCATGATGGAG GATGTGTCCAAGACTGGGGTTCTTGCTGTGCAGACGCTGAGGAACAACATAATGGCATCGACCGTATTGGCTTCAGCGGCCATCATGCTCAGCTCCGTCATAGCAGTCTTGATGACCGGCAAGAATGGTGACCGTTCATTTGGGGTTGTGTTTGGAGACAAGAGTCCGATGGGCATCTCCATAAAGTACTTCGCCATACTAGTCTGCTTCTTGCTTTCATTCTTGCTGAATGTGCAGTCAATTAGGTACTACAGCCTTGCCAGCATCCTCATCAATGTGCCCTTCAAGAAGATGTATCTTTCCCCACATTCCCATCACCTCACGGCAGAGTATGTGGGCACTACTGTGAACAAAGGCAGCTACTTCTGGTCACTGGGCCTGCGGGCCTTTTACTTCTCTTTCCCTCTGTTTCTCTGGATCTTTGGTCCCATCCCTATGTTTTTATCCTGCCTTGTCATGGTTTTGATGCTCTATTTTGTCGACGTCACCTTCGAATCCAGCTGGCCTATTGGGCCCTCTGAATTGGAGGAGAATCATCCCCACAACAGCGAAGTTTAA